Within Cellulophaga sp. L1A9, the genomic segment TAATTTACCTGCTAAGGCATCATCTACACGAGCCACCTGTACAGCCGCAACATCTTCTCCTCCAATTTTGGAAACAGCGCCCGTTAAGTGAGATTTTTTAATTGTTCCGTAACCAACAACAACAACTTCTTCTAGCAAACTAGCATCTTCACTTAAAGACACATTTAGTGTTTGTTGATTTGTGATCGTCACGTTCTTATTTGCGTACCCTATTGAAGAAAAATTGATAACATCACCTTTACTTACTGATATTTCAAAATTTCCATCAAAATCAGTTGCTGTCCCCCTAGTGGTGTTAGCAACGACTACGTTTGCACCCGGTATAGGCACATTGTTTGCGTCAGAAACAACACCCTTTAATTGGTAGCTGTCTTGCGCATAAAGCGAAATATTAAGCAATGCTATTGCTATTAATAAAATTTTAGTTTTTAAATTCATTTGTGATTTTGTTACGTTAGTACTATTGAGTTAATTCAATAGGATAAAATCTCCTATGGTACTTGCTTTACATAATTGCCAAAATTTCACATAACAATGAAATTTATGCATTGATAATAATTTAGTATTGTAATGAAAAGCAATCAAAGTGTTCTTAGCTACTTCCCTAAAAAAAAGAAGTTATTAATAAAATGATGGACACATATTTGTCCTTTTTTAGCAAATTTCCTCTATGTTCATATTTTTTTAAGTTGAATATTAAATTAAGTTATTGAGTTAAATTATTGGTTACCCAAATTGGTTTACCAATCTAGATAACCAAATATATGTTATTGCTATGTTAAAAAAAAATAATTCTCTAGATTTTATGACACAAAAATAAATATGTCATAATTTTAAGTTATGTATTTTCCTAATTTGGAATATTGAAACACCCCTAATTGAGTTATGATCCCTTATAATATAAGAGCTATTATACTAATTATAACTGAAGAAAATAAAAGCAATAAAAAAATGGTTATACAAGCTGCTTTAAAATATTATTTATTTTAAAATCTTTATTTTTTTTTACTTATTTAAAAATTAGAATAATTGAATTCTTTCAAAAAAAATATTAATAGTTTGTAAACGCATTATATTAAATCCTTTTTTGGAGGATACAAACAAAAAAAATCACTTGTTTAAGTAAAAAACAAGTGATTTTTCAGAACTAACATTACTAGAAGATGTTTAATGGGAAACTTCTAATTCATAATACTTCACCTTAGCGAAAGAATCTTCATCTTTACTTTGAAAATAGTTCCCAGCTTTGAAATAGTTTTCAAAAACATTCCACCTATTTATATCAACACCTTCATAAACGGCATATTCTGAATTATTTAAAATAATTACCATTTTACCTTTTTCAACTTTCACTTCAAGTGTAAATTTTCTAAAACCTACTTCTGTTGGGAAATTGTATCCTTCGTCATCATCCCAAGCTTCATCATATAAAATAGCCGTATTATTGACTGCTTTATTTTTTAAAACTTTCGTCTTTACTCTAATCTTCCCTTTATCCCAATATATTTTTAATATAGGAGGAGCATTGTTATCTTTTGCTCCTATTAATTCTTTCTGTTCATTAGTTAATCTACCATGAATTTGCATTATAATAACTCTATGATATTTTCCATCAGCATCTTTCGTAACCTCTTCTATAGCAAGTTTACCTTTCATTCTCCCACCTTGCTCAAAGGTCCAGTTGGTATTATTATCACCTGGCACCATTTGTTCTCTAAGTTCGGATCTAGTATACTTAGTGTTTGCTGTTTTAGAGTCCGTTGGCATAGCGTGAAAAACTATCGCTCCTTTAACAGAATCTATATACATATAAGGCTTTGCCTCCTCTATACCTGCAAAATTATTAATCTCTGGCGGGCTTATCTCGTAAGGCTTTCCTTCATCATTTAAAGAAGGCAGTGTTACTTTCCAATGGCTTAAATCTATATTAGGAAGTTTAACTTTTTTCTTCTTTTTCTTCTTTTTCTTTTCAATTTTAGAATCCGATTCTGCTACGCTATTTGTCTTTTCCTGACAAATAGCGCTAACAGAAGTAAAAATTACTATTGTTAAAAAGAATAATATGTTTTTTCGGAAGTTTATCATTGAATTATATTAGTTAGGGTGCTGGGTAAACCTTAACATTATCTACATAAGCATCTTTATCTGTTACTGCATAAATAAATATAGCTACTTCACCTACAGAATTAGATCTAAACTGAAGTTTCATTGTTGTGCCACCTGTACAAGAATTGTCAGCAAACTTTCCTTTAGACTCAGTCCCAACATGCGCTACCAAAGCATTACTAGCAACAGCTTCAGCACTATCACTATAATGACCATTTAAGATTGATGCCACTACACTGTTAGTTTCAGCTCCTCCCGTTACTATAGCATATTCGTACTCAAAAATGTAATCTGTATTTGGACTTAATGTAATTGCTTGGTATGCGTATCTAGTATCACCAGCCACAGCTGTACCATCAGTATTAGCACTTTGGCTAGATGACCACTTTGCTCCTCTTGTTTTACTTCCATCATCTGTACCATCATATTCTGCACAAGATCCGTCAGAACTACGTCCAAAAGGATTTGAATTTCCCGTTGTATTAGCTATTTTCCAAGCATCAGACATAGCAGAATCATCTAAATTAAAATCGCCATGAATAATTTCTGGATTAATAGGGCCACTTGCTCCACCAACTGTAACTTCTTTTGTAATAAAAGTTGTTTTATTAAGAAAATTTGTAGTTGTTAATGTAACCATATATGCCATTTCCAAACCATCATCGTTATAACTGTATGTAGGGTTTTCTTCAGTTGAACTACCTATACCATCTCCAAAATCCCAACTATAACTAGTTGCAAGTTCAGAAGCATTTGCAAAAGTAACATCATAATCGCTAGCCACTTCATCAAAAGTAAACTCAGGAACTGAAAGTGGTTCTCTATAAAGATAAATATTATCTACGTTAAGAGTTGCCTCATTACTGGCAGTACCGCTTGTCCCTAATTCCAATGTTATCTCGTCTACTTGAGTAATTCCTTCAGAAGCAAAATCAATATCTAAACCTGTCCAAACGTCATTTATTAAAGTTTGTTCAAAAGTTTTACCTCCCAATGTTATTTTTACTTTATCAACACCTATATCATGAACAGAATGAAGATCTAAGTGAATATAATCCGCAGAAGCACCTGTTCCAAAAACATCTGCAATAACAATAGCAGGATTAAAACTAATAGATGCGGCAACAGTACCATGAAGCTTAGAATACTGAGTTACTTTATTTTTAATATCTCCAACCTCTACTTCATTATACTCTGCATCACCATCTTCAAAATCAGAACCTGATATGGTGTTTGTATAAGGAATAAAAGCACCATCACTTTCAATACCATCACTAAAAATAGCATATACATTTTCATCAAGGATGATTGGCGAATCTGGCGCTGATAATACCGCAGTAATTCCGGGTACGATTGTTACATTAATTGTTTGAACAACATCCGGAAAACCTTCATCAGATTTTGCCGTTACCGTAATTGTATACGTTCCTTCTGCAATATCATTAGGATAATCGTAAGAAGCTGTACCTGCATCTTCAATAATCGTTACTATATCGGATGTACTATTTAGATCTCCAAAATCTACTACATAAGAATCAATTCCTAGACCTTGGGGTCTTATAGTAATTATCGTTCCGTCTCCACTAGCACTAACCGAAGATGTAGGGATTTCTGGAAATGTAATTTCAGTAAGACCTGTACCTGATGTACTTTCTATAGGATCAACGATAGTATCATCATCTTCACATGAGACTATAGCACCTGTTATTAGTAAAGCGAATATTCCTTTTTTTAATAAATTCATAATCTTTGTATATTTATTAATGTTTTTTTTATGGTTTTGGATATACTTTAACGTTGTCTATATATGCGTCCTGATCTGTAGAAGCAAAAAACAATATAGCAACCTCTCCACTAGCATTAGATGTGAATTCCTTTTTAACCGTAGTAAAAACAGTGTTACCTAAGATCTCATCATTTATTTCTTCCGTTAAAGGCGTGCTAGCTAAAGCATCAGAAACCTCATCAAAATAACCATCTAATATTTGTAAAGTAATACTACTCCCTGGTGTAGCAGCAGATTTAAATGAATACTCAAACTCAACGATATACTTAACTGTACGATCAGCTGTTGTTTCAGATACTTTTATTGGTTGGTATGCAAATCTTCTACTTCCTGGGTTATCAAGGTTTGAAGCAGAAGCTGAAAATTTCATACCACCAGTTTTAGCACCAGTATCAACCCCATCAGAATCTAACCAAGATCCATCAGAAGACGTATTAGGCGTGGTAGAACTAAAACCAGTAGTACCAATCTGCCCCCAATCCGTATCAAAAGTTTTGTTTTCAAAATCTCCATTTTCAACCGTTGGATTAATTGCTACAAACACATCTCTTACTTCTACTATTTGCGTTAAAACGCCAGATGCTTCATTTGCATCAAGCGCTGTTAGTGTCACTTCATAATCACCTTCACCAGCATTAAATCTCACAAACGCGACATCCTTATCGGTTGTAGTAGATTCAGTACTACAAACACCATCTACACCATCACATATTACGCCTTCGCCAAAATCCCATACATAATTTGTAGATTCACTGGATTCATTAGTGAAGCTCACTATTCTAAAATTCTCTGGGTTTGGAATGTAACTAAAGTTTGCCTCTGGCAGGGTAAGATCTGCTATAGAACCAGTATCTGGCAAATCAAACTCAAAAGCTTCTTCACAGCTTACCACGAAAATCATCGCTAATACACCTAAAACTAAGCTTATAGCATTTTTTAAAGTATTTAATTTATGTTTCATGTTTTATATTTTTATATTTTTAATAACCAGGATTTTGATTTAAAAGCCCTTTACTTAAATTAATTTCTCTTGATGGAATTGGTAAAAGTAATGCTCTAGCATTATAGCTAGGATACACTGATATATCATCAACATCAGTATCCGCAGAATGAGCTTCTAATACAGCATCAGCAACTCCAAATCTTAACAAATCGAAAAAACGTTGATTTTCAAAAGCTAATTCTACTCTTCGTTCTAATAACAATTCATCTTGAGTTATTACTCCATCAACATCATTAGCTAAACCTGCGCGATTTCTAACAGCATTGAATGAACTTAATGCAGCTGAAGTATTAGCAAAACCAGTACCTGCCATAATTGCTTCTACATGCATCAATAATACATCAGCATAACGTAATACAATCCAATCATTACCTGCAAGACGAGCATTTGTGCCATAAGTTGGTGCGTCAGTATTGGATAAATCCGTTCCATCTGGTAAAAATTTTGCTACTTCTGCAATCTGTGGTATAGGTAGCGCTGTTATAGGATCAATTAAGTCTGCGTCATCACCAAGTGCAACATACGAAGCCGATGTTCTAGTTCCTCCATTTGCATTAAAAGCAGCTACCAAATTAGGATTAACAATATTTAATCCATCTTGTCTCCCTTGATTATTAAAAGACGTAAACTCAGAAGAAAAACCTTGACTTTCATTTGGATTTGCAAACTCATATCGAATAACAAACATAACTTCGCTATTCATTTCATTATAAAATATATCACTAAAATTATCTTGTAAACTAAAAGACCCGCCTGCTATAATATCTTCACATAAATCTTTTGCTCCACTATAGTTAGGTGTTGGTTGCGATAAATACACTTTTGCCAACAACCCTTGTGCTGCTGCTTTTGAAGCTCTAGCTTTATAACTATTATCTAATTTAGCGACAGCCTCCTGTAAATCTGCAACAATTTGCTCGTAAACCACTGATTTAGTAGCTCTTGTAAAAAGCAGTTCGTCTTCATCTGATTCTGCTACAGCAGTTACCAATGGTACACCACCTATAGCATCATTATCGCTCCCATACAATCTAATTAAATTAAAATAAGCATACGCTCTTAAAAATTTAGCTTCAGCTGTATATTTGGCAATGTTTGCTGCATCAGCAGCATCTACATAACTTAAGATACTATTAGCTCTGAAAACAATTTCATACATAGATTGATAATAATCTTCTGATTGTATGTTATTTGCATCTGTTACATATCTGTGAAAATCAGCTCTTGAGCCTTCTAATGTAGCACTTCTTGTATTATCTGAGCGATGCTCGGTTAAAAGATACTCAAACTGAACTCCTCTATTAAAATCTGAGTTATTCGATTCTGTATTTTCATTTACCCCCTGTATGGCATCATAGACACCAATAATTCCAGCCAACACATCATCGTCTGATTGAAAAAATCCATCGGCAGCAATAGCTGTATCAGGCAATGGATTTAAAAACTCATCTGCATCACAAGAAATAAGCATCACTCCTGTTAATGCAACAATTGAATATTTTATATTTTTTAAATATTTCATGATTACTTCTTTTTTATTAAAAATTAAGGTTTAAACCAACTGAGTAAGTACTATACAAAGGCGTACCTGCTCTTTGAGAACCATAAGTTATAGCTGTATTGTTAGAATCTATATATTCTGGATTGAAGCCATGGTAATCATCAGAAGTAATATATATTAAATTCTGTCCTGACACGTATAATCGTAAGGATGATATACCTAATTCTGATGTAAAATCATCTGGTAAGTTATAACCAATATTTACATTACGTAATGAAAAATATCCTGAGCTTTGAACAATATCGTCTGTAAAAATCTTTGCTTGAAGGAATGATACATCTGGAATAGTTCCATTAGCTACTAATGTTTCTGGAGCACCATCTAAAGTGGCTCCGCTAAAGTGGTAGAAATATTGATCACCTACGTTTCTTATTTGCCCTCCTTGGCTTCCTTGTAACATGAAAGAAAAATCTAGATTCCCAAATTTAAATTCGTTGGTAAAACTCCAAACGATATCTGGATAAGGATCTCCTAAAATGGTCTTATCATCATCTGTAATTATACCATCTCCATTTAAATCTTTAACAATAATATCCTCAGCTTGTCCATTAATTCTATTATATGGCGTATCCCAGTATTCTGTTGTTATTTCTGTATCTGCAACGTAACCATAAAAAGAAGATATTGGATTGCCTACTAAGTTTATCCATTGGGTATTTCTATCAAAACCATCAACTCCTAGGTTTCCATTATCGTTACCAAAATCAAGTAATTCGTTTTTGTTGGTCGATGCTATAATGGTTGAGTTCCAAGAAAACTTCTCTGTAGACACGTTTTTGCTTCTCAATTCAAGCTCCCAACCACTATTTTGTACTTTTCCTTTATTTACAATTCCTGCATTAAATCCAGTAACATAAGAAACATCTTGGTTTAATAATAAGTCTTCACTAGTTTTTACATAGTAGTCTAATGAACCTGTTATTCTGTTACCAAAAAATCCAAAATCTACACCAGGATTAAATTGCTCTGAAGCTTCCCATTGTAATAATGCATTGGCAATATTTCTTGGAGAAAATCCTGCAGTAACCTCTCCATCATCAGTAATTGCATTGGCACTCTGTAATAGTGCTAAGTAAGGCCAGGTATTAGTTAAACCGTCTCCTACGTTAAAGTTTTCTGAACCTGTAAGACCATAACTAGCTCTAAACTTTAGATTACTTAAAAAGTCGCTGTTTTGTAAAAAACTTTCTCTAGAGGCATTCCAACCAACAGATACTGCAGGGAAATTACCCCACTTAGAATCTATACCAAAAACCGAACTACCATCTCGTCTAATAGAGGCATTAAATAAGTACTTATTTGCATAAGCATAAGTAACTCTAGCAAAATAACCGATCTTTCTAATGTTAAGATTAATTTCGCCATCTGCTGGCTTAGTAATAGTTGTTGCTCCTTGTAAATTTTTAAGCAAATCATTAGAATATCCTGATCCATTAACAGTGCTAATTTCATCATTTCTCTTTTGAAATGTTGCACCTGCTAATACACCAATTTCATGATTACCAATTTCTTTATTATAAGATAAAGTATTATCTGAAATCAATCTAGTTTTATATCTATTTCTTAACTCATAATCTGCTGGATTTGAATGATGATACTCTGTACCATTCCATCTTGTTCTTTTCTCATCTTCTAAAGTAACACCAAGACTTGTTTTTGCTGTTAACCCATCTAAAATTTCATAAGTTAAATACGTAGAACCTAATATTTTAGTTTTAAACTCATAATGCTCTCTTTCAACATATTGCGCATAAGGGTTTTGATCTCCTGAAGTACGAGGTGTTGTACTAGAACCATCACCATTTACATCTAATTCATCTAAATGATCTTCTCTAAAATAATCTCCAACAGTAACATTTGGATAGGCGTCTCTATCAATAAACTGAAGTGTTTCAGCTGTATGATAAATAGGTAACCATGGTGATTGTCTTATTGGATTATGTATAGAGGTTGGTAAGCTTCTTTGTTTTGAATAAGAAGGTGTAGCACTAATTCCAAATTTAAGTTTATCAGTTAATTTAGAATCTACTTTCAACTTTGCCGAGTACACCTTGTAATCATCTGTTATCACAACACCTTCATCGTGAAGATATCTTAAAGCCATACTAAACTTGGTATCTCTAGTACCACCTCTTGCAGAAAGAGATTGACTTGTAATGAAGCCTCCATTAAAGAAAACATCTTGCCAATCTCTATCTATACCTGTTACCTCTATCAGCTTTAATGCGTAAGCATTACCATTAGAAATGGAACCAGTCTCAGCCTCTTCTAATGCTGCCCAATCGGTAGCACTTCTTCTATAATCATCACTCCCGAAAGCTGATTTATACCCTGTAAATGTGTCATAATTAAATTTTGTTTTTCCTTCTTTTCCTGACTTAGTAGTAATTAGAAGAACCCCATTGGATGCTTCACTACCATAAATCGCAGCAGATGCTGCATCCTTTAAAACCTCAAAAGACTCTACATCATTCATATCTAGAGTTCCAAGAAAGCCAGAATCTACTATTATACCATCAACTACAATGGCTGGGCCTGAAGCTCCAGTTATAGACCCAACACCTCTAATAGTAATAGTAGGAGCTGCTCCTGCTTCAGCATTACTGGATTGGATATTAACACCTGATACTTGACCAACAAGAGCATCATCTACCCTCGCTACTGCTATTTGATCTAAATTCTCGTTTGTCACTTTAGAAATAGCTCCAGTAAGGTGAGATTTTTTTTGAGTACCATACCCCACCACAACAACTTCGTCTAACAAGCTTGCGTCTTCAGTCAGAGATATATTTACAGTTCGCTGGTTAGATATTGTAACTTTCTTATTCCCATAACCTATGGAAGAAAAGCTTATTATATCTCCTTTTTTTACCGTTATTTCATTATTTCATAATTACCGTCAAAATCTGTGGCAGTTCCTCTTGTTGTCTTATCAATAACAACACTAACTCCTGGAATAGGAACATTGTTTGCATCAGAAACAACTCCCTTCAACTGGTAGCTGTCTTGCGCATAGAGCGAAATATTAAGCAATGTTATTGCAATTAATAATAGTTTAGTTTTTAAATTCATTTGTGATTTTGTTACGTTAGTACTATTGAGTTACTTCAATAGGATAGAATCTCCTATAGTATTTGCTTTACGTTATCACAATAATTTCAATAAAGAAGTTATATTAAAAATGCTATTTTTGCAGTAGCAATTTTATTGTAAAGCAATAATTTGTTTTTTAGTTACTTCCCTACGACAAGAAGTGATTCTAATAAGAGGACGAGCCCTATGCTTGTCCTTTTTTTATATTCTTTTTTCTAATAGCATCTTTTTTTTATTTGGTTCATAAATTGAGTTTTGAGTTAAGAAATATTTGGTTACCCAAATTGGTTGACCAATCTGAATAACCAAATATATGTTATTACTTTGTTAAAAAGAAATATAATCGCAAAATTCAACTTACTATAATACTGATTTATTATTATTTAGTTTAAAAATTATGTGAATTGATAATTTGCGAGTCTATTACTCCATAAAGTCCTCACGAATTGTGTTAGTGTCCAATATACTGTGTAAACAAAAAAATAGGCAGGGCTTAAACCCGTAGTAGTCTCTAAGCACAAGAGCAACTCTTTATCAGTTTAAAACATAGGGATCTCTCTTTACACTAAAGGAATGAGTGTTTCTCATATTGAAGATGAGTTACAATATATATTCTTTTAAACACTCTACTTCGGCTATTTCAATTAATATAGACTGCATAAACCAATTCGTTGTAGATGGGCAGAATAGGCCTCTGAGGAATGTGTATTGCGTGGTATGCATGGAATTATATTAAGGTACGACAAGCTGGAAAAGTAGTAAACAAGACTATTTATCTAGCTGTAGATCTTAATCGCAAAGATCACAAAGAACTTAAGGGAATGTGGATTGAGTATAATGAATCTGCTACATTTTAGCAAGGAGCACTTACTGGTATGAAAACTCGTGGTGTAGAAGATATTCCAGGGACTGTCATAGACAACCTTAATGGCTTTGATCAAGCAATCAAAAACGTATTTCCAACAATAGAAACTCAAATCTGTATAGTTCATCAAATACGTAATAGTACACGCTATGTGGTCTGAAAGAATAAAAAAAAATTACTGAGAATATGAAACATATTAAGAACGCATCCAATAAAGCAATGACCAAAACAGAACTAGACCGATTTGCTGAAAAACGGAATAATAATTATCCATACGCCGTTCAATCTTGGCAAAGAAATTCGGGAGAACTTAGGGTATATTTTGACTTCCCCTTAGATATTAGAAAGATTATTTGTACCACTAATCTTATTGAAAATATAAATGGTAAAATTAGAAAGACACCAAAAATAAAATGGCATTCCCAACTGATGGTACCATTAAAAAATCAGTATGGCTGGCATTCATGCAGATTACTAAAAAGTGGATATTTCCAATTAAAAATTGGGGGTTGATACTGAATCTGTTCTTAACTATATTTGAAAAACGGGTCCAACTTTAAAAAAGTTAAACCCGCTGAAAATTTATTTAAACAAAATTATGGATACAGTCTGAATTAAACTAAATAAGTCATTTCAGGTTCCTTATTAATGCAAATTACCATCTGTAGGACGTACTACCAAATGCCTTTAAAAAATAAAACTTTTTTTATCCTCTCTCGTACTGGTTAGGAAATTTTTTCTTATGCCTTATCACTAAAATAAGATACGGCGTCTCCACTTAAAAAATCTTCTCTTACAGGGCTAAAAGTGTCAATCAACTCACCTTCTTCCAAGCAAACTGCACTATGTAATAAATTAGGCTCAATATACACGCCATCTCCGCCTTCTACAATTTGCTTTACGCCATCTATTTCAAATTCAAATTTACCTGAAACACAATAGGTAGCTTGCGTATGAAAATGTTGATGTGGAGCTCCTAATGCTCCTGTTTCAAATTTTACTCTTACCATCATGATTTGATTATCATACCCTAAGAATTTTCTTGAAACTCCTCCTCCAAGAACTTCCCATTCCATGTCTTTTGTAATGACGTATTTTTCACTAGATCTACTCATTTTTTATTTTTTATGATTAATTTATTTGAAATAATAAGGACCTGACCACTCATAATCCTGATCGCTAATTTTTAAGTTATGCTTTGCTTCTTTCGCAGCGTTTGTGTTTGCTGTTATAAACAATTTTGTATTTCCGTTGATGTCTGTTATCTGTATTGCAGTATAACTTTCTGTATCTAAAACTACTTTTAATGCTGTAATAGCACTGTTAGAATTAACTGCAGATTCTGTAACTGGACTATAACTTCCGTGTGCTTCAATGGCAGAAACAAAAAGTGTGTTTTTAGTGTTTTTTCGCCTTAACATTAAAGCAGCTTCGCGTCGCAAATTAAATTCTGGATCGTTTGCACCAATTCTTGTAAAAAGTATTTCGTCATTAACATTTGATACCGTTGTTAAACTATAAAACTTACCTTTATTTAACCAAGAAAATTTAGTGTTCTCCTTTTCAGATTTCGCTGTACCTTCTACATATAAATGTTGATACCCATTTTTGCTTCCCAAAGCTTTTAAGGTTTCCGGCACCTTATATTCGAAATTTGTATTCAATACTTGTCCTAAAAAGTAATACGGAAAATCATACTGATTTGCTTTATTAGAAACTACCTTCATAATATCTAATACATATGGTTTTTCAAAATCTGGATCTTTAATAATTGCCATCGTACGAAGCATTTCAGTTCCCGGATATGCATTTACTTCTTTTGCGCTAGCTACTTGAACATTATCATTTTCTGATGAAAAATAATGCAATACAGAATGGTTTTGACTTCCTATTTCATATTTTCCATTAAAATGAGACATTTCATTTTGTGTCACAGTATTGTGTGCAATCGTTTGTTTGGCCCAAGTTTTATTTTCCTTTAGGTAATTCCCTCCCCCTTTTTGTTCGATATTTACAAAACGTGCTAAACCATAATCTTGAATCACTTCTTCCCCATTTTCATATAATGAATAAGATAACTTATCATAATGACCGTGACTAGAGCCTTGTGCTGCATATTTAAAAACAAGTTCTATATCTTCATTTCTTAAAATACCAACTCCACCTTGTGTGCCCTCTGGTCCATCTGATAAGTTAATTGATTTTTTATCGAATGGTTTTGCTAATCCATTTTTTATACCAAGTGCAACTGCCAAGCCCGAATCATCTAATAATACTTTATTTTGTTTTTCAGCGATACTCAACAATCCCGGATCTTGTGTTCCAAAATAATACGAAATATCTGTCGCCGTAACTAAAGCATCATTATAGTAAGACATTCCTTTTTGACCATCATTTAACGGAAAAAAATCACCATCTGCATCCGATAAATTTAGAAGTGCATTAATTGACTTCAATAACACTCCTTCTTTATACTCAAATATTTTTAATTCTGGCCTAACGTTATGTAATCCTTCCGCAAAAATTAAAAAAGGATACATCGCATAGCGTTGATAATATGGTCCTTCATTATAATAACCATCTGGAGAGAAAGGCTCTTCTATATTCGCTAAAAAACCAGCTTTACCGTCTTTATTTAAAAAGCCCCCATCGTCATCTTTTTCTTTCGTATCTAATTTTAGATCTTTAATTCCGTATAAAGCACGATCAATTAATTCTTGGTCGTTCATTACCAAACCAATCATCCCA encodes:
- a CDS encoding polysaccharide lyase family 7 protein is translated as MINFRKNILFFLTIVIFTSVSAICQEKTNSVAESDSKIEKKKKKKKKKVKLPNIDLSHWKVTLPSLNDEGKPYEISPPEINNFAGIEEAKPYMYIDSVKGAIVFHAMPTDSKTANTKYTRSELREQMVPGDNNTNWTFEQGGRMKGKLAIEEVTKDADGKYHRVIIMQIHGRLTNEQKELIGAKDNNAPPILKIYWDKGKIRVKTKVLKNKAVNNTAILYDEAWDDDEGYNFPTEVGFRKFTLEVKVEKGKMVIILNNSEYAVYEGVDINRWNVFENYFKAGNYFQSKDEDSFAKVKYYELEVSH
- a CDS encoding PKD domain-containing protein codes for the protein MNLLKKGIFALLITGAIVSCEDDDTIVDPIESTSGTGLTEITFPEIPTSSVSASGDGTIITIRPQGLGIDSYVVDFGDLNSTSDIVTIIEDAGTASYDYPNDIAEGTYTITVTAKSDEGFPDVVQTINVTIVPGITAVLSAPDSPIILDENVYAIFSDGIESDGAFIPYTNTISGSDFEDGDAEYNEVEVGDIKNKVTQYSKLHGTVAASISFNPAIVIADVFGTGASADYIHLDLHSVHDIGVDKVKITLGGKTFEQTLINDVWTGLDIDFASEGITQVDEITLELGTSGTASNEATLNVDNIYLYREPLSVPEFTFDEVASDYDVTFANASELATSYSWDFGDGIGSSTEENPTYSYNDDGLEMAYMVTLTTTNFLNKTTFITKEVTVGGASGPINPEIIHGDFNLDDSAMSDAWKIANTTGNSNPFGRSSDGSCAEYDGTDDGSKTRGAKWSSSQSANTDGTAVAGDTRYAYQAITLSPNTDYIFEYEYAIVTGGAETNSVVASILNGHYSDSAEAVASNALVAHVGTESKGKFADNSCTGGTTMKLQFRSNSVGEVAIFIYAVTDKDAYVDNVKVYPAP
- a CDS encoding RagB/SusD family nutrient uptake outer membrane protein, yielding MKYLKNIKYSIVALTGVMLISCDADEFLNPLPDTAIAADGFFQSDDDVLAGIIGVYDAIQGVNENTESNNSDFNRGVQFEYLLTEHRSDNTRSATLEGSRADFHRYVTDANNIQSEDYYQSMYEIVFRANSILSYVDAADAANIAKYTAEAKFLRAYAYFNLIRLYGSDNDAIGGVPLVTAVAESDEDELLFTRATKSVVYEQIVADLQEAVAKLDNSYKARASKAAAQGLLAKVYLSQPTPNYSGAKDLCEDIIAGGSFSLQDNFSDIFYNEMNSEVMFVIRYEFANPNESQGFSSEFTSFNNQGRQDGLNIVNPNLVAAFNANGGTRTSASYVALGDDADLIDPITALPIPQIAEVAKFLPDGTDLSNTDAPTYGTNARLAGNDWIVLRYADVLLMHVEAIMAGTGFANTSAALSSFNAVRNRAGLANDVDGVITQDELLLERRVELAFENQRFFDLLRFGVADAVLEAHSADTDVDDISVYPSYNARALLLPIPSREINLSKGLLNQNPGY
- a CDS encoding SusC/RagA family TonB-linked outer membrane protein yields the protein MTVKKGDIISFSSIGYGNKKVTISNQRTVNISLTEDASLLDEVVVVGYGTQKKSHLTGAISKVTNENLDQIAVARVDDALVGQVSGVNIQSSNAEAGAAPTITIRGVGSITGASGPAIVVDGIIVDSGFLGTLDMNDVESFEVLKDAASAAIYGSEASNGVLLITTKSGKEGKTKFNYDTFTGYKSAFGSDDYRRSATDWAALEEAETGSISNGNAYALKLIEVTGIDRDWQDVFFNGGFITSQSLSARGGTRDTKFSMALRYLHDEGVVITDDYKVYSAKLKVDSKLTDKLKFGISATPSYSKQRSLPTSIHNPIRQSPWLPIYHTAETLQFIDRDAYPNVTVGDYFREDHLDELDVNGDGSSTTPRTSGDQNPYAQYVEREHYEFKTKILGSTYLTYEILDGLTAKTSLGVTLEDEKRTRWNGTEYHHSNPADYELRNRYKTRLISDNTLSYNKEIGNHEIGVLAGATFQKRNDEISTVNGSGYSNDLLKNLQGATTITKPADGEINLNIRKIGYFARVTYAYANKYLFNASIRRDGSSVFGIDSKWGNFPAVSVGWNASRESFLQNSDFLSNLKFRASYGLTGSENFNVGDGLTNTWPYLALLQSANAITDDGEVTAGFSPRNIANALLQWEASEQFNPGVDFGFFGNRITGSLDYYVKTSEDLLLNQDVSYVTGFNAGIVNKGKVQNSGWELELRSKNVSTEKFSWNSTIIASTNKNELLDFGNDNGNLGVDGFDRNTQWINLVGNPISSFYGYVADTEITTEYWDTPYNRINGQAEDIIVKDLNGDGIITDDDKTILGDPYPDIVWSFTNEFKFGNLDFSFMLQGSQGGQIRNVGDQYFYHFSGATLDGAPETLVANGTIPDVSFLQAKIFTDDIVQSSGYFSLRNVNIGYNLPDDFTSELGISSLRLYVSGQNLIYITSDDYHGFNPEYIDSNNTAITYGSQRAGTPLYSTYSVGLNLNF
- a CDS encoding carboxypeptidase-like regulatory domain-containing protein — protein: MNLKTKLLLIAITLLNISLYAQDSYQLKGVVSDANNVPIPGVSVVIDKTTRGTATDFDGNYEIMK
- a CDS encoding transposase, whose protein sequence is MKHIKNASNKAMTKTELDRFAEKRNNNYPYAVQSWQRNSGELRVYFDFPLDIRKIICTTNLIENINGKIRKTPKIKWHSQLMVPLKNQYGWHSCRLLKSGYFQLKIGG